One stretch of Macadamia integrifolia cultivar HAES 741 unplaced genomic scaffold, SCU_Mint_v3 scaffold766, whole genome shotgun sequence DNA includes these proteins:
- the LOC122069930 gene encoding pentatricopeptide repeat-containing protein At2g39620 — MGGRYVERSSSSVAPSMIKRTVHGACHYLAATAAEISPLSSTQPTFCYNYTRLLRSCKDLKSLFQIHAHLLLLGIKPDDSTSIQLVNLYSVFHKPDFARSVFDSASKYNNVLWNSMIRGYTKSNQNREALKLYHNMSKSGVEPDKYTFTFVLKACTRASDLEEGILIHREISRKGLGSDVYVGTGLVDMYSKMGKIRTAQKLFDEMPELDVVAWNAMIAGFSQSSNPREALDFFREMQLVGVEPNSVSFLNLFPAISQLSAILLCRSVHAFVVKRAFPSAVTNGLIDMYSKCGATVVARQVFDHLLHHDDVSWGTIMAGYVHNGYFLEALELFDCLKEGNLKLNHVSAVSALLAATEMRDIEKGREIHDYATREEIDSDVLVATPLITMYAKCGELEKAKDLFEGIAGKDIVAWSAMVASFVQNGYPHEALSFFREMQKENCRPNRVTIASILPACADLSAVKLGKSVHCYILKANVDLDVSTGTALVAMYAKCGFFTLAHVVFDRMVYKDVVTWNALINGYAQAGDAYLAMEMFHQLLLAGYYPDSGTIVGVLPTCVLLDALDQGTYVHGKIINSGFESDIHVKNALIDMYAKCGNLSSAQLLFNETEFTKDEISWNTLISGYMHNGCAREALSAFHQMKLENLQPNLVTFVSVLPAAAYLAALKEGMAIHACVIKAGFESSVLTGNSLIDMYAKCGRLDYTQDLFNSMGNKDTVSWNAMLAGYAIHGYGNYAIELFFQMVKNAVEVDSVTFLSVLSACRHVGLIDEGRKIFNSMNSEYHYEPGPEHYACMVDLLGRAGQLDEAWGLIQKMPMAPDAGVWGALLGACRTHSNVPLGEVALDHLVRLEPQNPAHYVVLSNIYAQCGRWSDVGKMRDNMSNRRLMKIPGCSWVEIKDKVHAFRTGDQTHPQLASMSGIWDGLLEKMKKMGYVPDTSSVLHNVEEEEKQSFLHSHGERLAIAFSLLNTQPGVTIRIVKNLRVCGDCHITTKLISEITGRRIIVRDASRFHHFENGSCSCKDYW, encoded by the coding sequence ATGGGCGGGAGGTATGTTGAACGCAGCAGTTCTTCCGTAGCTCCATCGATGATCAAACGTACTGTCCATGGGGCTTGTCATTACCTTGCAGCAACTGCTGCTGAAATTTCCCCATTATCTTCTACCCAACCGACATTTTGTTATAACTACACTCGCCTTCTCCGTTCTTGCAAAGATTTGAAATCTCTTTTTCAGATCCATGCACACTTACTACTCTTAGGAATCAAACCTGATGATTCCACATCTATTCAACTTGTAAATTTGTACTCGGTATTTCATAAACCGGACTTTGCTCGCTCCGTCTTCGATTCTGCATCAAAATATAATAACGTTCTATGGAACTCCATGATCAGAGGCTATACTAAAAGCAATCAAAACAGGGAAGCTCTCAAACTGTACCACAATATGTCAAAGAGCGGGGTGGAACCCGATAAATATACATTCACTTTTGTCTTAAAAGCTTGTACTAGAGCTTCAGATTTGGAAGAAGGTATTCTGATTCACCGTGAGATCTCCAGGAAGGGGCTTGGCTCTGACGTATATGTCGGGACCGGTCTTGTTGATATGTATTCCAAAATGGGTAAAATAAGAACTGCCCAAAAATTGTTTGACGAAATGCCTGAATTGGATGTTGTTGCTTGGAATGCCATGATTGCAGGTTTCTCTCAGAGCTCTAATCCTCGAGAGGCCTTGGACTTTTTCCGGGAGATGCAGTTAGTGGGAGTAGAACCCAACTCAGTGAGCTTTTTAAACTTGTTCCCTGCGATTTCTCAATTATCAGCTATTCTATTGTGTAGGTCTGTTCATGCTTTTGTAGTTAAGAGAGCTTTCCCTTCTGCTGTTACAAATGGGTTGATTGATATGTACTCGAAGTGTGGTGCTACAGTTGTTGCACGACAAGTTTTTGACCATCTGTTGCACCATGATGATGTTTCATGGGGAACAATAATGGCTGGATATGTTCATAATGGCTATTTTCTAGAGGCCTTGGAATTATTTGATTGTTTGAAAGAAGGAAATCTGAAACTGAATCATGTCTCGGCGGTAAGTGCACTTTTGGCTGCAACTGAGATGAGAGATATAGAGAAAGGAAGGGAGATCCATGATTATGCAACTAGAGAAGAGATTGATTCAGATGTTTTGGTTGCTACTCCGCTTATTACAATGTATGCAAAGTGTGGAGAATTAGAGAAGGCAAAAGACTTATTTGAAGGCATTGCAGGAAAGGATATAGTTGCTTGGTCAGCAATGGTAGCTTCTTTTGTACAGAATGGGTATCCCCATGAAGCCTTGTCCTTTTTTCGAGAAATGCAGAAAGAAAATTGTAGACCAAATAGGGTTACTATAGCGAGTATCCTTCCAGCTTGTGCAGATCTATCAGCTGTGAAGTTAGGGAAAAGTGTACACTGTTACATTTTAAAAGCTAATGTTGATTTGGATGTTTCAACAGGAACAGCCCTAGTGGCCATGTATGCCAAGTGTGGATTTTTTACTCTAGCTCATGTTGTATTTGATCGAATGGTCTATAAAGATGTTGTAACCTGGAATGCTTTGATAAATGGGTATGCTCAAGCTGGTGATGCATATCTTGCCATGGAAATGTTCCATCAATTGCTTTTGGCAGGGTATTACCCAGACTCAGGAACCATTGTGGGAGTTCTTCCAACTTGTGTCCTATTGGATGCCCTAGATCAAGGTACATATGTCCATGGGAAAATTATTAATAGTGGGTTTGAGTCAGACATTCATGTAAAGAATGCTCTAATAGACATGTATGCAAAGTGTGGAAACCTTTCATCTGCTCAATTACTGTTCAATGAAACTGAATTTACCAAGGATGAGATATCATGGAATACATTAATTTCTGGGTACATGCATAATGGGTGTGCCAGGGAAGCCTTATCTGCTTTCCACCAGATGAAATTGGAGAATCTTCAGCCTAATTTAGTAACTTTTGTGAGTGTCCTTCCAGCAGCTGCATATCTAGCAGCCCTAAAGGAAGGTATGGCTATTCATGCATGTGTAATCAAAGCAGGTTTTGAGTCTAGCGTACTCACTGGAAACAGTCTCATTGATATGTATGCCAAATGTGGGCGGCTTGATTATACGCAGGATCTTTTTAATTCCATGGGCAATAAAGACACAGTGTCATGGAATGCAATGCTTGCGGGTTATGCTATACATGGATATGGAAATTATGCTATTGAACTTTTCTTTCAAATGGTCAAGAATGCTGTTGAAGTTGATTCGGTGACATTTCTCAGTGTCTTGTCTGCATGCAGACATGTAGGTTTAATAGATGAGGGGAGGAAGATTTTCAACTCCATGAACTCTGAATACCACTATGAACCGGGACCTGAACACTATGCTTGCATGGTGGATCTGTTAGGCCGTGCAGGACAATTGGATGAAGCTTGGGGTTTAATCCAGAAAATGCCAATGGCACCAGATGCTGGTGTTTGGGGGGCCTTGTTGGGGGCATGCAGAACGCACTCTAATGTGCCATTAGGAGAGGTGGCATTGGATCACCTTGTTAGACTAGAACCTCAAAACCCTGCTCATTATGTCGTCCTCTCAAATATTTATGCTCAATGTGGCAGATGGAGTGATGTGGGGAAGATGAGAGATAATATGAGTAACAGACGGTTGATGAAAATTCCTGGATGCAGTTGGGTTGAGATCAAGGACAAAGTTCATGCATTTAGAACAGGTGACCAGACCCACCCCCAATTGGCGAGCATGAGTGGGATCTGGGATGGTTTacttgagaagatgaagaagatggggTATGTCCCTGACACGAGTAGTGTGCTTCATAAtgtggaggaagaagagaaacaatCGTTCCTCCATAGTCACGGTGAAAGACTGGCAATAGCTTTTTCTCTTCTAAATACACAACCTGGAGTGACCATCAGGATAGTTAAGAACCTTCGTGTTTGTGGGGACTGCCACATTACAACAAAGCTAATTTCGGAGATCACAGGCCGTAGGATAATTGTCAGGGATGCCAGTCGTTTCCATCACTTTGAAAATGGAAGCTGCTCATGCAAGGATTATTGGTGA